One Endozoicomonas gorgoniicola DNA window includes the following coding sequences:
- a CDS encoding DUF6155 family protein — protein sequence MVRDEYIPSGRRQFPRMRASVAKKAISDYKKVSSSNTGLADIMLTFVESGVWCTREYGEIDEPFYSSMESMHDRAVKFIKKEGLVQIFDDQLCDLLDKTSKMGRGFHETLSETYETYLG from the coding sequence ATCGTCAGGGATGAATACATCCCTTCTGGACGGCGACAGTTTCCGCGCATGCGGGCATCTGTCGCCAAAAAAGCCATTTCAGATTACAAAAAAGTCTCCAGTTCCAATACAGGCCTTGCCGATATCATGCTAACTTTTGTTGAATCAGGAGTCTGGTGTACCAGAGAGTATGGCGAGATTGACGAGCCGTTTTACAGCAGCATGGAAAGTATGCATGACAGGGCTGTCAAGTTCATAAAAAAAGAGGGGTTAGTCCAAATATTCGATGACCAGCTATGTGACCTGTTAGACAAGACCTCGAAAATGGGCCGGGGGTTCCATGAAACCCTGTCAGAAACCTATGAAACCTATCTGGGCTAA
- a CDS encoding plasmid pRiA4b ORF-3 family protein: MKLIDLSSDSLKIIRSQAFTDSEPGSVVKDFNRFLNRLIEKPVPLSKGKRQPVQKWTALLNEELTNPDKPELKRPLTIHYPSTLGLYLLVRASGLGRVIVVGVNKFKLIIHENMLAQWQQLTAVEQYFSLLGAWLTRGVSDIIGEELSGRSHCILGCSGANFLRTSDFTEEPISETALEILPHSLGAYNVALLNLFGLAHIRWQENNQLGHLQFSPLGVTLFNAFQKSIDLQGLFLPSGCQDILYEVNGMQKVVRQWRNDIKQLLLPVKPELKDSYIIDVSMPAYKCRRTLMVPLGTSFEKLAKSVLSAFSFSHQHLYHFVYEDFYGDIYKVADPLLRPRYNDYADDTSLKDLLPTPGDQLRLLYDLNDPWEFILDIKDGLNEKANSITVINRKGEAPREV, from the coding sequence ATGAAACTTATCGATCTCTCAAGCGATTCTCTGAAAATCATTCGGTCTCAAGCTTTCACAGACTCGGAGCCGGGCTCTGTAGTCAAAGATTTCAATCGTTTTCTGAACCGGCTCATCGAAAAGCCGGTTCCACTGAGTAAAGGCAAACGGCAGCCTGTCCAGAAATGGACTGCACTTCTGAATGAAGAATTAACCAATCCCGACAAGCCTGAACTTAAGCGACCTCTGACCATCCATTATCCATCAACATTAGGTTTGTACCTGCTGGTCCGAGCATCCGGACTTGGGCGGGTTATTGTAGTGGGAGTCAACAAATTCAAGCTCATCATCCACGAAAATATGTTAGCTCAGTGGCAACAGCTAACAGCAGTTGAACAATACTTCAGCCTGCTGGGCGCATGGCTAACAAGAGGTGTCTCAGACATTATTGGTGAAGAACTGTCAGGCCGCAGCCACTGCATACTGGGCTGCAGTGGCGCTAATTTTCTCAGAACGTCAGACTTTACTGAGGAGCCCATTTCAGAAACAGCTCTTGAAATACTGCCTCACAGCCTGGGGGCTTACAACGTTGCACTGCTGAATCTTTTTGGCCTCGCCCATATTCGATGGCAAGAGAACAATCAGCTCGGTCACCTGCAATTTTCTCCTCTGGGTGTCACCCTGTTTAATGCCTTCCAGAAATCCATTGATCTGCAAGGGCTTTTTCTGCCCTCTGGTTGTCAGGACATACTCTATGAAGTTAACGGTATGCAGAAAGTAGTTCGACAATGGCGAAATGACATTAAACAGCTTCTACTTCCAGTTAAGCCGGAACTAAAAGACAGCTATATCATTGATGTCTCAATGCCCGCCTACAAATGCCGGAGAACTCTCATGGTACCCCTGGGCACAAGTTTTGAAAAACTGGCAAAATCAGTTTTGAGCGCTTTTTCATTCAGCCATCAGCACCTGTACCATTTTGTCTATGAAGACTTTTACGGTGATATATACAAGGTGGCTGACCCGCTTCTGAGACCCCGTTACAATGATTACGCTGACGACACCAGCCTGAAAGATCTTCTGCCTACCCCAGGAGATCAGCTCCGCCTTCTTTACGATCTCAACGATCCCTGGGAATTTATTCTGGACATAAAAGACGGCCTTAATGAAAAAGCAAACAGCATCACCGTAATCAACCGCAAGGGAGAAGCGCCCAGAGAAGTTTAA